One part of the Lotus japonicus ecotype B-129 chromosome 2, LjGifu_v1.2 genome encodes these proteins:
- the LOC130736569 gene encoding uncharacterized protein LOC130736569, with the protein MIKKHDEKIILSSARVPREPGPSVLPSLKPGAARGGGNSTQGDGVDEEGEAEGAEGEAVQLGRFTLFIDGISDLVGYPQIKSLFGKVGRVEKLFVQRNRKAGRRFRFGFAQFFSRVQAEAAVAKLNGTKSGGVHLSVTVARFP; encoded by the coding sequence atgataaaaaaacaCGATGAAAAGATCATCTTGTCCTCTGCTAGGGTTCCACGAGAACCTGGTCCTTCTGTGCTGCCATCTTTGAAACCAGGCGCTGCGAGAGGCGGAGGCAACTCAACACAGGGAGATGGCGTCGACGAGGAAGGTGAGGCGGAGGGGGCGGAGGGGGAAGCGGTGCAGCTTGGGCGATTTACTCTATTTATTGATGGGATTTCCGATTTGGTGGGTTATCCCCAAATCAAATCCCTTTTCGGCAAGGTTGGGAGGGTTGAGAAGCTCTTCGTGCAGAGGAATCGCAAGGCTGGGAGGAGGTTTAGGTTTGGGTTTGCTCAATTCTTCTCAAGGGTCCAAGCAGAGGCGGCGGTGGCTAAGCTCAACGGGACAAAGAGTGGTGGTGTTCATCTTTCGGTAACAGTGGCGCGGTTTCCCTAG
- the LOC130738224 gene encoding uncharacterized protein LOC130738224, which produces MALKVLLNGNFKLCLSPGEGISIRTCFGNFGVTLPVLFRSSAVSRHISVSPSFLRPVVVPLSAGSEVEVRLQVVEDIDADSWSLSVGDPGDLRLSSYMCCLDQEKYEVEGAAEVEDGEFGVDTEAEVDSVSSFLEPSPQRPRGHPKKKKEGKRALLDVPRRPRGRPKKPMAGVAKETLQVLPCDGEVEDARDAGSLGRELMVLPVELSEPYGIMTRARSVVLMGKRLGMVFDCSDDVATYQIAAQINARRYS; this is translated from the coding sequence ATGGCTCTTAAGGTTCTGCTTAATGGAAATTTCAAATTGTGCCTATCTCCGGGTGAGGGGATTTCAATTAGAACGTGTTTTGGGAATTTTGGGGTGACCCTGCCAGTTCTCTTTAGGTCTTCTGCTGTGTCAAGGCATATCTCTGTCTCTCCCTCTTTTCTTAGACCTGTTGTTGTTCCGCTTTCCGCTGGGTCTGAGGTGGAGGTGAGGTTGCAAGTTGTAGAGGATATTGATGCTGATAGCTGGTCTTTATCAGTTGGGGATCCAGGAGACTTAAGGCTTTCTTCATACATGTGTTGCTTGGATCAAGAGAAGTATGAGGTTGAGGGTGCTGCAGAGGTGGAGGATGGCGAATTTGGGGTAGATACCGAAGCAGAGGTTGATTCAGTTTCTTCTTTTTTAGAGCCTTCTCCTCAGAGGCCTCGTGGTCAtcccaagaaaaagaaagagggaAAGCGTGCTCTCTTGGATGTTCCTCGCCGGCCTCGTGGGCGACCAAAAAAACCCATGGCTGGTGTTGCTAAGGAAACTTTGCAAGTGCTACCGTGTGATGGTGAAGTGGAAGATGCTCGGGATGCAGGGTCGTTAGGGAGAGAGTTGATGGTTTTGCCAGTGGAGCTTTCTGAACCTTATGGAATTATGACTAGAGCTCGGAGTGTTGTTTTGATGGGGAAGCGATTGGGTATGGTATTTGATTGCTCAGACGATGTTGCCACCTACCAAATTGCTGCGCAAATTAATGCGCGTAGGTATTCTTAG
- the LOC130736570 gene encoding uncharacterized protein LOC130736570, giving the protein MKSPSSVKEVQRLTGRIAALSRFLPHSGDKWTPFFKFLKKNATFEWSSECEEAFNRLKEMLSAPPVLSKPVQGLPLHLYQKIEKAALAILVTARRLRPYFQSFQVKIRIDLPLRQVLQKPDLSGRLVAWSVELSEYGLQYDKRGKDGEKVSTQWTLFVDGSSNDNGSGAGVTLQGPRELVLEQFLRFQFKASNNQAEYEALIAGLKLAIEVQIDSLLVRTDSLLVANQVNGEFQVKEPALIKYLERVRLLMGRLQEVVVEFVPRAQNQRADALAKLASTRKLGNNRSVIQETLANPSIERELVASVDRQEWMDPIVDILAGEPSEVVKYSKEQRREAGHYTLLDRILFRRGFSSPLLRCLPPGKYEAVMAEVHGGVCASHIGGRSLASKVLRAGFYWPTIRKDCAEFVKKCEKCQVFADLPRAPPEQLATISSPWPFAMWGVDLVGPFPIARSQMKFILVAIDYFTKWVEDEPLASITVVKIVSFYWKRIVCLFGVPREIVSYNGT; this is encoded by the exons ATGAAGAGCCCAAGTAGTGTGAAGGAGGTGCAGCGCCTGACGGGGCGGATTGCAGCCCTATCCAGGTTTCTCCCTCATTCGGGCGACAAATGGACTCCGTTCTTCAAATTCCTCAAGAAGAACGCGACGTTTGAATGGAGTTCGGAATGTGAAGAGGCCTTTAACCGCCTTAAAGAAATGTTGTCCGCACCGCCCGTTCTATCGAAGCCTGTCCAGGGTCTTCCTTTGCACTTGTATCAGAAGATAGAGAAGGCGGCGCTCGCCATCCTCGTTACCGCCAGACGCttaagaccttactttcaaagctttcaggtaaaaatAAGGATTGATCTTCCTCTGAGACAGGTGTTGCAGAAGCCAGATTTGTCAGGAAGACTCGTCGCGTGGTCGGTTGAGTTATCAGAATACGGTTTGCAATATGACAAAAGGGGGAAG GACGGTGAGAAGGTAAGCACGCAATGGACGTTGTTTGTTGATGGGTCATCGAACGACAACGGAAGTGGAGCAGGGGTCACGCTACAAGGGCCTAGGGAGCTAGTGTTAGAGCAGTTCCTCAGATTCCAGTTTAAAGCcagcaataatcaggcagagtatgaggctCTGATCGCAGGTCTTAAGCTAGCAATTGAGGTGCAAATCGATAGTTTGCTGGTTAGAACGGACTCGTTGTTAGTAGCAAACCAAGTAAATGGGGAATTCCAGGTGAAGGAGCCGGCCTTGATAAAATATCTGGAACGCGTACGGCTATTGATGGGTCGATTGCAAGAGGTCGTAGTTGAGTTCGTGCCAAGGGCACAGAATCAAAGGGCGGACGCCCTGGCAAAATTGGCAAGCACTCGGAAGCTTGGAAATAATCGAAGTGTGATCCAAGAGACGCTCGCCAATCCTAGCATAGAAAGAGAGTTGGTGGCCTCAGTTGACCGCCAAGAATGGATGGACCCCATCGTAGACATCTTGGCGGGAGAACCAAGTGAGGTAGTGAAGTACTCAAAGGAACAAAGGAGAGAGGCGGGACACTACACATTACTCGATAGGATACTCTTTCGACGAGGATTTAGTTCGCCCCTCCTGAGGTGTCTTCCACCTGGGAAATATGAGGCTGTTATGGCAGAGGTTCacgggggggtttgcgctagtCACATCGGAGGAAGGTCTTTGGCAAGCAAAGTCCTCAGGGCAGGTTTTTATTGGCCCACAATAAGAAAAGACTGTGCAGAGTTCGTGAAGAAATGCGAAAAGTGTCAGGTATTTGCAGACTTGCCCAGGGCCCCGCCGGAACAATTGGCCACGATTAGctccccatggcctttcgccatgtggggcgtTGACCTCGTCGGGCCTTTCCCCATAGCCAGGTCACAgatgaagttcatcctcgtAGCGATagattacttcaccaaatgggtggaAGACGAGCCCCTCGCCAGCATTACTGTGGTCAAGATCGTAAGTTTTTACTGGAAAAGAATCGTATGCCTATTTGGGGTACCAAGGGAAATCGTTTCATATAATGGGACGTAG